In one Corythoichthys intestinalis isolate RoL2023-P3 chromosome 16, ASM3026506v1, whole genome shotgun sequence genomic region, the following are encoded:
- the jpt1b gene encoding jupiter microtubule associated homolog 1b — protein sequence MTTTTTFQGVEPGAKSSSRVLRPPGGASSFSFGSDENTTPQRKNKMASSIFAEPDDPHAHRRNNPPSANDAAVGTLCGEPSAPLRRCQQPILFPKNPQPELTTIHNSGAALVWNQRQEEDNGQEQANNECADNGEVEPEEQEAPQQPAPSGNANTTAGGRRNPPGGKSSLILG from the exons ATGACGACGACCACCACCTTCCAAGGAGTGGAACCCGGTGCCAAAAGCAGTTCCAG AGTTCTCCGACCGCCAGGCGGCGCCTCCAGCTTCTCCTTCGGGTCAGACGAAAACACCACCCCTCAGCGCAAGAACAAGATGGCCTCCAGCATATTCGCAGAACCCGACGACCCCCATGCTCACCGGAGGAACAACCCACCCA GTGCCAACGACGCCGCCGTAGGGACCCTGTGCGGGGAGCCTTCGGCCCCATTGAGACGGTGCCAGCAGCCCATTCTGTTCCCCAAAAACCCTCAGCCGGAGCTTACCACCATCCACAACTCTGGAGCCGCTTTGGTGTGGAACCAAAGACAAGAG GAAGATAATGGCCAAGAACAAGCAAACAACG AGTGTGCTGACAACGGGGAGGTGGAGCCAGAGGAGCAGGAGGCGCCACAGCAGCCTGCCCCGTCGGGGAATGCCAACACCACTGCGGGCGGCCGGAGAAACCCACCCGGTGGCAAGTCCAGTCTCATCCTGGGTTGA
- the LOC130932106 gene encoding small ubiquitin-related modifier 2 — protein sequence MADEKPKEGVKTETSEHINLKVAGQDGSVVQFKIKRHTALSKLMKAYCDRQGLSMRQIRFRFDGQPINENDTPSQLEMEDEDTIDVFQQQTGGVI from the exons GAAGGAGTGAAGACTGAAACTAGCGAACATATCAACCTGAAGGTGGCAGGCCAAGATGGATCGGTCGTGCAGTTCAAGATTAAAAGACACACGGCGCTCAGCAAACTTATGAAAGCCTACTGCGATAGACAG GGACTGTCCATGAGGCAAATCCGGTTTAGATTTGACGGACAACCAATAAATGAGAATGACACACCATCACAA ttgGAAATGGAAGATGAAGACACGATTGACgtgtttcaacaacagacaggagGAGTGATTTAA